The following proteins are encoded in a genomic region of Candidatus Leptovillus gracilis:
- a CDS encoding PIN domain-containing protein has translation MTSQPEQSLYVLDTHILIWYFSGNTRLSEALKDLIDSARRRGGRLLVPTIVLAEALNIAEKGKVALDFAELYRLVQSEPEFEIVGFGSEVFEKTMQIQDVREIHDRIITATASYYGAGVLTQDQVIRASSEVDTP, from the coding sequence ATGACCAGCCAGCCGGAACAAAGTCTTTATGTCCTCGATACACACATCCTGATCTGGTATTTCAGCGGTAACACTCGTCTCTCGGAAGCATTAAAGGATTTGATTGACAGTGCCAGGCGGCGAGGCGGCCGTTTGCTGGTGCCTACCATTGTGTTGGCTGAGGCGCTTAACATTGCGGAAAAAGGCAAAGTGGCGCTGGATTTTGCTGAGTTATACCGTCTGGTTCAGAGTGAGCCAGAATTTGAGATTGTGGGTTTTGGTTCCGAAGTCTTTGAGAAAACGATGCAGATACAAGATGTTCGAGAGATTCATGATCGGATTATTACCGCAACAGCGAGTTATTATGGAGCAGGTGTGCTGACACAAGACCAGGTAATTCGCGCATCTAGCGAGGTGGATACGCCTTAA
- a CDS encoding DUF3368 domain-containing protein — protein sequence MKVVSNASPLINLARIGQLDLLPRIFGRLFIPEAVWQEVVVEGQGQPGAEEIRLANWIERKSVTNYDLVHSLRQELDPGEAEAIALAVEFKADWLLMDERLGRQTAQHFGLGYVGIIGILQVAKQRGELTALHPLLCELRDLAGFRISSLLWEQALRDAGEL from the coding sequence ATGAAAGTAGTCAGTAACGCTTCTCCGCTCATCAATTTGGCGCGTATTGGGCAGTTGGATTTGCTGCCTCGAATCTTTGGCCGCCTATTCATTCCTGAGGCTGTGTGGCAAGAAGTGGTTGTAGAGGGGCAGGGTCAGCCAGGCGCTGAGGAGATTCGTCTGGCTAACTGGATTGAGCGAAAAAGTGTGACGAACTATGATTTGGTTCATTCACTGCGCCAGGAGCTTGATCCCGGTGAGGCCGAAGCCATCGCTTTGGCGGTAGAATTTAAGGCTGATTGGTTGTTGATGGACGAGCGTTTAGGTAGGCAGACGGCACAACATTTTGGCCTGGGGTATGTTGGCATTATTGGCATTTTACAAGTGGCAAAACAACGGGGCGAACTAACAGCTTTGCACCCACTACTGTGTGAACTGCGGGATCTGGCTGGTTTTCGCATCTCCTCTCTTTTGTGGGAACAAGCACTGCGAGATGCCGGGGAGTTGTAA
- a CDS encoding sugar transferase produces the protein MYKLYGKRIFDLAIAVPVVVLAAPFVLALAVLVRLKLGGPVLFRQQRPGLNGRPFTIYKFRTMTDQRDAQGNLLPDGQRLTPFGKFLRSTSLDELPELLNVMKGEMSLVGPRPLLMHYLDLYTPEQMRRHEVRPGITGWAQVNGRNALCWEEKFALDLWYVDNPSLWLDLKIMFLTFWKIVQREDINQPGQATMKPFEGSV, from the coding sequence ATGTATAAATTATACGGCAAACGCATTTTTGACCTGGCGATTGCAGTTCCCGTCGTCGTATTGGCAGCGCCTTTTGTCCTGGCGCTGGCCGTGTTGGTTCGGCTGAAGCTGGGTGGGCCGGTACTGTTCCGGCAGCAGCGGCCAGGGTTAAACGGCCGTCCATTCACCATCTATAAGTTTCGCACGATGACCGATCAGCGAGACGCGCAGGGGAACCTGCTGCCGGATGGCCAAAGGTTGACGCCCTTTGGTAAGTTTTTACGTTCTACCAGCCTGGACGAACTGCCGGAACTGCTGAACGTGATGAAGGGAGAGATGAGCCTGGTGGGGCCACGACCGCTGCTGATGCATTACCTGGATTTGTATACGCCGGAACAAATGCGCCGCCACGAAGTCAGGCCGGGGATTACGGGCTGGGCGCAGGTGAACGGCCGTAATGCTCTTTGTTGGGAAGAAAAATTTGCCCTGGACCTCTGGTACGTTGACAACCCCAGCCTTTGGTTGGACCTGAAGATCATGTTCCTTACCTTTTGGAAGATTGTCCAACGTGAAGATATTAACCAGCCTGGCCAGGCGACGATGAAACCCTTTGAAGGTAGTGTCTAA
- a CDS encoding UPF0175 family protein — protein sequence MIYSIEIPAEVIHATRMTPEEMKQELALILFQQGKLSFGKAREMTGMTIWDFQLLLGQRKIAVHYDIQDYLADQQAIDALTKP from the coding sequence ATGATCTATTCTATTGAAATTCCGGCCGAAGTTATTCACGCGACACGCATGACCCCAGAAGAGATGAAACAAGAACTTGCCTTAATTTTGTTTCAGCAAGGCAAACTTTCCTTTGGCAAAGCACGGGAAATGACCGGTATGACGATTTGGGATTTCCAACTGTTACTCGGTCAGCGCAAAATTGCAGTCCATTACGATATCCAGGATTATCTTGCAGATCAGCAGGCCATTGATGCCTTAACGAAGCCATGA
- a CDS encoding acetyltransferase, whose product MRVVIMGAGGHAQVVADILWRMRDAGEVVLPVAYLDDNLALLGRSFVNVPVMGGTDRLPEIEHEAVIVAIGSGQIRQRLFRILQERGERFMTARHPTAVIAPDVVIGSGAMICANVVVNTGAVIGQNVILNTACTVDHHNRIGDHAHIAPGVHLGGDVQVGEGSLIGIGAVVLPQTRIGSWCTVGGGSVVIREVGDGETAVGNPARVVKWKGC is encoded by the coding sequence ATGCGGGTGGTGATCATGGGGGCCGGGGGTCATGCCCAAGTCGTGGCGGACATCTTGTGGCGGATGCGTGACGCCGGAGAAGTGGTTTTGCCGGTCGCTTATCTGGATGATAACCTGGCGCTGTTGGGGCGAAGTTTTGTCAATGTGCCGGTAATGGGAGGGACAGACCGACTGCCGGAGATAGAGCATGAGGCGGTGATTGTGGCGATTGGCAGCGGGCAGATTCGCCAGCGCTTGTTTAGGATTTTGCAGGAACGGGGCGAACGGTTTATGACGGCCAGGCATCCAACGGCCGTGATTGCCCCAGACGTGGTTATCGGTTCCGGCGCGATGATTTGCGCCAACGTGGTGGTGAATACGGGCGCGGTGATTGGGCAGAATGTGATCCTGAATACGGCTTGTACGGTGGACCATCATAACCGGATTGGCGACCATGCTCATATTGCGCCGGGCGTTCATTTGGGCGGCGACGTGCAGGTGGGTGAAGGCAGTTTGATTGGGATTGGGGCGGTGGTGCTGCCGCAGACGCGGATAGGAAGCTGGTGTACGGTAGGCGGGGGCAGTGTGGTGATACGCGAGGTGGGGGATGGGGAAACGGCCGTGGGCAATCCGGCGCGGGTGGTGAAGTGGAAGGGTTGTTAG
- a CDS encoding glycosyltransferase family 4 protein, which produces MRILILSQWFQPEPFMKGLPFAKALAARGHTVEVLTGFPNYPGGKVYPGYRVRPWQREEIEGIRVNRVALYPSHDNSGLRRMLNYLSFAFSCLLLGSWLVGKADVIYVYNLVTLGPAAFWLRLLFRAKVLIDVQDLWPESVSNSGMLPGGAANRLLSAVCNGVYRRADGVAVLSPGFKRALVQRGVAPDKIQVIYNWCDERAQQPLPYDEKLAQALGLDGRFNILFAGTMGIVQGLDTVLEAARLCQEQTPQAQFVFVGGGVDRARLEMQAAALGLVNVRFLPRQAPEAMGPLYALADALLVHLKDDPLFRITIPSKTQAYLYMGRPIIMAVPGDAADLVRQAGAGLLCPSQDPSALAEAVVRLISMPEEARECMGKAGAAFYAENLAMQIGVDRFEQRLQMLVGQAH; this is translated from the coding sequence ATGCGTATTTTAATTCTGTCGCAGTGGTTCCAGCCGGAGCCGTTTATGAAAGGGCTGCCCTTTGCCAAGGCGCTGGCGGCGCGGGGACATACAGTTGAGGTCCTTACTGGTTTTCCCAATTATCCGGGCGGCAAGGTGTATCCGGGCTATCGGGTGCGCCCCTGGCAGCGGGAGGAAATTGAGGGCATCCGGGTGAACCGGGTGGCGCTTTATCCGAGCCACGACAATTCTGGCCTGCGCCGGATGCTCAATTACCTGAGTTTTGCTTTTTCCTGTCTGCTTTTGGGTTCCTGGTTGGTGGGCAAAGCGGATGTGATTTACGTTTACAATCTGGTCACGTTAGGACCGGCGGCATTTTGGCTGCGCTTGTTGTTCCGGGCGAAAGTGCTGATTGACGTGCAAGACTTGTGGCCGGAGTCGGTGAGCAACTCCGGGATGCTGCCGGGCGGCGCGGCCAATCGTCTGCTATCGGCAGTTTGTAATGGGGTCTATCGCCGCGCCGACGGAGTGGCGGTACTTTCTCCCGGTTTTAAGCGAGCACTGGTGCAGCGCGGCGTGGCGCCGGACAAGATTCAGGTGATTTACAATTGGTGTGATGAGCGTGCGCAGCAGCCGCTCCCCTATGATGAAAAATTGGCGCAAGCGCTTGGACTGGACGGCCGGTTCAACATTTTATTTGCCGGTACGATGGGGATTGTGCAGGGTCTGGACACTGTCCTGGAGGCGGCGCGGCTTTGCCAGGAACAGACGCCGCAGGCGCAGTTTGTCTTTGTTGGCGGTGGTGTGGACCGCGCCCGGTTAGAGATGCAGGCTGCGGCTCTGGGCCTCGTAAATGTTCGTTTTTTGCCGCGACAGGCTCCAGAAGCAATGGGTCCGCTTTATGCTTTGGCTGATGCTCTTCTGGTACATCTGAAAGACGATCCTCTGTTTCGGATTACGATTCCTTCCAAGACCCAGGCCTATCTCTACATGGGCAGACCTATCATCATGGCAGTGCCAGGGGACGCCGCCGATTTGGTACGGCAGGCTGGCGCCGGATTATTGTGTCCTTCACAAGATCCGAGTGCTCTGGCTGAAGCCGTTGTTCGATTAATATCCATGCCCGAAGAGGCTCGTGAATGCATGGGAAAAGCCGGGGCAGCCTTCTACGCTGAGAACCTCGCCATGCAGATCGGCGTAGATCGTTTTGAACAGCGATTGCAGATGCTGGTTGGACAAGCTCATTGA
- a CDS encoding L,D-transpeptidase family protein: protein MITDSLYHQAQVALKNGQRPRAHALARQAVLQDPNDHRAWLLLAGLTADPSKSLDYVERAEMLRPNDPTVRQARAWAEKRLPAKPPTAVPHQPARRTAVFFLTAVLILLFLAGGGWLTWTRLPRTVLAAPTAVPSAMPPTAVAADRQANPQATPNPAHSHTLAKAIAPADHNDTPRPAWTVTPTPTPTATPTPTLVPTFISPQNAQVGIRPFGVGPNERWIDVNLSTQSLVAYEGSQAVYTTLISSGLPNHPTVTGMFRIYLRYPSQTMNGYLLGYDYYLENVPHVMYFYNDYALHGAYWHNNFGYPMSHGCVNLDEPDAAWLYDWASYGTVVNVHY, encoded by the coding sequence TTGATAACTGATTCCCTTTATCATCAGGCACAAGTTGCATTAAAAAACGGCCAACGCCCACGCGCCCACGCCCTGGCCAGACAAGCCGTTCTCCAGGACCCTAACGATCATCGGGCCTGGCTGCTGTTGGCCGGCCTGACGGCCGACCCCAGCAAAAGCCTGGATTACGTCGAACGGGCCGAAATGCTGCGGCCCAATGACCCCACTGTGCGGCAGGCCCGCGCCTGGGCGGAAAAACGACTGCCAGCCAAACCGCCCACGGCCGTTCCCCACCAACCTGCCCGCCGAACGGCCGTATTTTTTCTGACGGCCGTCCTCATCCTGCTGTTCCTGGCCGGGGGCGGCTGGCTGACATGGACCCGGCTGCCCCGCACCGTACTGGCTGCGCCAACGGCCGTGCCATCAGCCATGCCCCCCACCGCTGTTGCTGCCGACCGGCAAGCAAACCCACAGGCCACACCCAACCCGGCCCACAGCCACACCCTGGCCAAAGCCATCGCCCCCGCCGACCACAACGACACGCCCCGTCCCGCCTGGACAGTGACACCGACGCCAACGCCAACCGCCACCCCCACACCGACGCTGGTTCCCACTTTCATCAGCCCACAAAACGCACAGGTGGGGATACGGCCGTTTGGCGTTGGCCCCAACGAACGCTGGATAGACGTCAACCTCAGCACCCAAAGCCTGGTCGCCTACGAAGGCAGCCAGGCTGTTTACACCACCCTCATCTCCAGCGGCCTGCCCAACCACCCCACCGTCACCGGCATGTTCCGCATCTACCTGCGCTACCCCAGCCAGACAATGAACGGCTATCTGCTCGGCTACGACTATTACCTGGAAAATGTGCCCCACGTCATGTACTTCTACAACGATTACGCCCTGCACGGCGCGTATTGGCACAACAACTTCGGCTACCCCATGAGTCATGGCTGCGTCAACCTGGACGAACCCGACGCCGCCTGGTTGTATGATTGGGCCAGCTATGGGACCGTCGTCAACGTCCACTACTAG
- a CDS encoding aminotransferase class I/II-fold pyridoxal phosphate-dependent enzyme — MSGLEQQYVQAAFDSNWVAPLGPNVDAFEAEFCRATGAGHALALSSGTGALHLALILLGVGPGDEVAVSTLTFAASVNPIVYLGAKPVFIDSERESWNMDPNLLAEFLARRAALKRLPKAVVLVHLYGQSADITPILDLCRRYEVALVEDAAEALGANYQGKAPGTFGAFGLFSFNGNKIITTSGGGMLVSENADWIAHARKLATQARDDAPHYEHSEIGYNYRLSNILAGVGRGQLAVLAERVVVRRRIFAVYQEALGELPGITFMPEAAWGTHTRWLTTLTIEPALFGADREQVRLALEAENIEARPIWKPMHLQPVFAGYEAVGGAVAADIFARGLCLPSGTAMTEEDLARVIRVCRGDGVWR, encoded by the coding sequence ATGTCCGGCCTGGAGCAGCAGTACGTCCAGGCCGCTTTTGATTCCAACTGGGTGGCGCCATTGGGACCAAACGTTGACGCCTTTGAGGCGGAATTCTGCCGGGCGACGGGAGCGGGCCACGCCCTGGCGCTCAGTTCCGGCACGGGCGCTCTGCACCTGGCGCTGATTTTGCTGGGTGTGGGACCGGGTGATGAGGTGGCGGTGTCTACCCTGACGTTCGCCGCCAGCGTGAATCCGATTGTCTATCTGGGCGCGAAGCCGGTGTTCATTGACAGTGAGCGCGAGTCATGGAACATGGACCCGAACTTGCTGGCGGAATTCCTGGCGCGGCGGGCGGCGCTGAAACGGCTGCCCAAAGCGGTGGTGCTGGTGCATCTGTATGGGCAAAGCGCGGACATCACGCCGATTTTGGACCTGTGCCGGCGGTATGAGGTGGCGCTGGTGGAGGATGCGGCGGAGGCGCTGGGAGCGAACTACCAGGGAAAAGCGCCAGGCACATTTGGGGCGTTTGGCCTGTTTTCGTTTAACGGCAACAAGATTATTACCACGTCGGGCGGGGGCATGCTGGTCTCTGAGAATGCGGATTGGATCGCCCATGCGCGCAAACTGGCGACGCAGGCGCGAGACGATGCGCCGCATTACGAGCACTCGGAGATTGGCTACAACTACCGCCTGAGTAATATCTTGGCCGGGGTGGGTCGTGGGCAGTTGGCGGTGCTGGCGGAGCGGGTGGTGGTGCGCCGCCGCATTTTTGCTGTTTACCAGGAGGCGTTGGGGGAACTGCCGGGTATTACGTTTATGCCGGAGGCGGCCTGGGGCACGCATACGCGCTGGCTGACGACGTTGACGATTGAGCCGGCGCTGTTTGGGGCGGATCGGGAGCAGGTGCGGCTGGCGCTGGAGGCGGAGAATATTGAAGCGCGGCCCATCTGGAAGCCCATGCATTTGCAGCCGGTGTTTGCCGGTTATGAGGCGGTGGGCGGCGCGGTGGCGGCGGATATTTTTGCGCGCGGGCTGTGTTTGCCTTCGGGCACGGCGATGACGGAGGAGGATTTGGCGCGGGTGATACGTGTGTGTAGAGGTGATGGGGTGTGGCGGTGA
- the wecB gene encoding UDP-N-acetylglucosamine 2-epimerase (non-hydrolyzing), whose product MKIATIVGTRPEIIRLSRVMAALDRYMEQTIIHTGQNYDYELNQIFFDDLEIRKPDFFLEAAGATAAETIGLVIARSDAALREIQPDAVLILGDTNSCLAAIAAKRLKIPIFHMEAGNRCFDQRVPEEINRKIVDHISDVNLPYSAISREYLLREGLPPDRVIKTGSPMYEVLHYYLPQIEASDVLVRLGLTAGEYFVVSAHREENVDAPGQFVALIDVLNRLVETYGRRVIMSTHPRTRKRMAAEGVSLSPLVELMKPFGFHDYVQLQRQARAVLSDSGTISEESSILNFPALNIRQAHERPEGMEEGAVMMVGLNWERIQEGLAILASQPRGEERLLRLVGDYGAPNVSEKVARIILSYTDYVNRVVWQKPV is encoded by the coding sequence ATGAAAATCGCAACAATTGTGGGAACCCGTCCGGAGATTATCCGGCTCTCTCGTGTGATGGCCGCCTTAGACCGATATATGGAACAGACGATCATCCATACCGGCCAAAATTACGATTACGAACTAAATCAGATTTTTTTTGACGATCTGGAAATTCGCAAGCCAGATTTCTTTTTGGAAGCGGCCGGGGCGACGGCCGCCGAAACCATTGGCCTGGTCATCGCCCGTTCCGATGCTGCACTGCGCGAGATTCAGCCGGACGCGGTTTTGATTTTAGGCGACACCAATAGCTGTCTGGCAGCCATCGCCGCCAAGCGGCTGAAAATCCCCATCTTTCACATGGAAGCGGGCAATCGCTGCTTTGATCAGCGCGTGCCGGAAGAGATTAACCGCAAAATTGTCGATCACATCAGCGACGTGAATCTGCCTTATTCGGCGATTTCGCGGGAGTATTTGCTGCGCGAGGGGCTGCCACCGGATCGGGTGATTAAGACGGGCAGCCCAATGTATGAGGTGCTGCATTATTATTTGCCGCAAATTGAGGCGTCGGACGTGCTGGTGCGGTTGGGTTTGACAGCGGGGGAGTATTTTGTGGTTAGCGCCCATCGTGAGGAGAACGTGGATGCGCCGGGGCAGTTTGTGGCGTTGATTGATGTGTTGAACCGGTTGGTGGAAACATACGGCCGTCGCGTCATCATGTCCACCCATCCCCGCACGCGCAAACGGATGGCAGCGGAAGGGGTCAGCCTGTCGCCGCTGGTGGAGTTGATGAAGCCCTTTGGTTTTCACGATTACGTGCAGTTGCAGCGGCAGGCGCGGGCGGTGTTGTCGGACAGCGGCACGATTTCGGAAGAATCGTCTATCCTCAACTTTCCGGCGTTGAACATCCGGCAGGCGCACGAACGACCGGAAGGGATGGAAGAGGGGGCGGTGATGATGGTGGGGCTGAACTGGGAGCGCATTCAGGAGGGGTTGGCAATTTTGGCGAGCCAGCCACGAGGTGAGGAACGATTGCTGCGCCTGGTGGGGGATTATGGAGCGCCAAACGTGTCGGAGAAGGTGGCGCGGATTATCTTGAGTTATACCGATTACGTCAATCGCGTGGTGTGGCAGAAACCGGTTTGA
- a CDS encoding N-acetylmuramoyl-L-alanine amidase has protein sequence MRSQSENPTRPSALPPLLQFLGQHLPIVVFLGLAAAGMLLVYWHFSPEESVAEAITAVSPADNYLAAPIFKNVPAKPVVQRLGQSPGPIRIGIISGHRGNDSGAVCDDGLTEAQVNETIVDMVLTNLLSRGIRTDKLDEFDPRLDNYSGTAVISIHADSCDYINELATGFKISGSGFTDSSQLSICVQQAYYQATQMEYHANTITPDMAEYHAFRKIAPGVSAIIIEVGFMNLDREMITTNAQVPASGITNGIFCYLDAYKSATTSN, from the coding sequence ATGCGCTCACAGTCAGAAAATCCCACTCGTCCATCGGCCCTGCCGCCGCTGCTTCAGTTTTTGGGGCAGCATTTACCGATTGTTGTTTTTCTGGGACTGGCAGCAGCCGGGATGCTGCTGGTTTACTGGCATTTTAGTCCCGAAGAGAGCGTGGCTGAGGCGATAACGGCCGTTTCCCCCGCCGACAATTATCTGGCTGCGCCCATTTTTAAAAACGTGCCGGCCAAACCAGTGGTACAGCGCCTGGGTCAAAGTCCTGGCCCTATCCGTATTGGCATCATTTCCGGGCATCGCGGCAACGACAGCGGCGCAGTCTGCGACGATGGGCTGACCGAGGCGCAGGTTAACGAGACGATTGTGGATATGGTGCTGACCAACTTACTAAGCCGGGGCATTCGCACCGACAAACTGGATGAGTTTGATCCACGTCTGGATAACTACAGCGGTACGGCCGTTATTTCCATCCATGCCGACTCCTGCGACTATATCAACGAATTGGCTACCGGCTTCAAAATCTCCGGCTCCGGTTTTACCGATTCCAGCCAGCTTTCTATCTGTGTACAGCAAGCTTATTACCAGGCCACACAGATGGAATACCACGCCAACACCATCACCCCAGACATGGCCGAATACCATGCCTTCCGCAAGATTGCCCCTGGCGTCTCGGCCATCATCATTGAAGTAGGTTTCATGAACCTGGACCGGGAAATGATTACCACCAACGCCCAGGTCCCGGCCAGCGGCATTACCAACGGTATCTTCTGTTATCTGGACGCCTACAAAAGCGCTACGACGAGTAATTGA
- a CDS encoding nucleotidyltransferase family protein — protein MNDLNEPWVELPTARFLLRWLSGDEMSGGGELMSFSEPAALAGWLTRQGLGALAYGRCRPEEAGLRRCLQADMFSAAAESSLKQTSLQAILRAFAAAGVQMALLKGAVLSLTVYEEPAWRTMSDIDIWTPAEAMQAAAAVMTGLGYVVTVKGERPFALQQLSRGEIQFVQPNMPAGLVELHWSAFSGWWLTRTAAVDEAGLWARRELLSDWPDVAQLAAEDMVIHLAVHTAVNHQFGLSALRSLVDIALTAHKRGVDWAVAAERARTWRVGTAVYTVLSLLDELIGVEGLAVALEQLRPTGWRSRAIGRFVTPASVLAGRDLRSGWQRFLLLLLLVDRKRDMAKLVWRTLWPEQEWLAARYGRSVSHWRHLWTMLRQRAV, from the coding sequence ATGAATGATTTGAATGAGCCGTGGGTGGAGCTGCCTACTGCTCGTTTTTTATTAAGGTGGTTGTCGGGCGACGAGATGTCGGGCGGCGGCGAGCTTATGAGTTTCTCTGAACCGGCGGCGCTGGCGGGTTGGCTGACGCGGCAGGGGCTGGGGGCGCTGGCGTATGGGCGCTGTCGCCCGGAAGAGGCAGGACTGCGCCGTTGTTTGCAGGCGGATATGTTTTCAGCGGCGGCGGAGTCGAGTTTGAAGCAGACGAGTTTGCAGGCAATTTTAAGGGCGTTTGCGGCGGCGGGAGTGCAGATGGCGCTGCTGAAGGGGGCGGTGTTGAGCCTGACGGTGTATGAGGAACCGGCCTGGCGCACCATGAGCGATATTGACATCTGGACGCCGGCTGAGGCGATGCAGGCGGCGGCGGCGGTGATGACGGGGTTGGGGTATGTGGTGACGGTGAAGGGAGAACGGCCGTTTGCCTTGCAACAATTGTCACGTGGAGAAATCCAATTTGTGCAGCCGAATATGCCTGCCGGGTTGGTGGAACTGCACTGGTCGGCTTTTTCTGGTTGGTGGCTGACGCGCACGGCGGCGGTGGACGAAGCGGGGTTGTGGGCGCGGCGGGAGCTGTTGTCCGACTGGCCTGATGTGGCTCAACTGGCGGCTGAAGACATGGTAATCCATCTGGCAGTGCATACGGCGGTGAATCATCAATTTGGCCTGTCGGCTTTGCGCAGCCTGGTGGATATTGCCCTGACGGCGCACAAGCGCGGAGTGGACTGGGCTGTGGCGGCGGAACGGGCGAGGACATGGCGGGTGGGGACGGCCGTTTACACCGTCCTCTCCTTGTTAGATGAACTGATCGGCGTGGAGGGTCTGGCGGTGGCGCTAGAGCAACTGCGACCGACAGGTTGGCGCAGCCGGGCTATCGGCCGTTTTGTAACGCCGGCGAGTGTGTTGGCGGGGCGAGATTTGCGCTCGGGGTGGCAGCGTTTTTTGCTGCTGCTGCTCTTGGTAGACCGTAAGCGGGATATGGCGAAGCTGGTCTGGCGGACGTTGTGGCCGGAACAGGAGTGGTTGGCGGCCCGTTACGGCCGTTCTGTCTCCCATTGGCGGCATCTCTGGACCATGCTGCGCCAGCGGGCGGTGTAG